The window TAAACTGGATCATAAAAGATTTCATTTTTAATTCTTCAACCTTAATAATCCCCTCTGCCTCTTTTCCGTAAAAAAGATTATGCTCATTATTTCCTAATTCAATGATTTTGGCAGCCCCCGGAGAGGCCAACGAAAACTTTCCCTTAAGATTAAAGTACATGGTAATTAACTCCAGGTCGCCTTTCCATTCAAATTCTGTATAGCTGTTTAGCTCATATTCTGAATACATTAACCTTACGCCGTTTACAAACCACTGTTGCGCCTTTAAATTTCCAGATGGGAGAGGGATATTAAATACGCCGTCCATACTGGTATCATTAGCGGTTTTGTTTTCATAATCGGCCGTAGTGTAATGCCCTGAAAATAGCACCTTGCTATCTATATTGTTTTTAAGTTCAAATGGCATTATTCCGTTTTGTATAAGTTTTTATCCGTTAGCTGTAACATAAGCGTTTGACACCCAAGGTACATTTGTGTTACAAAAAAATGGCAGTCAGCAGGCATCCAGGCAAATGTATTGAAAGAACAAGTGACCAAAAAATCTGCGAATTACAGGTGTCTTCTGGTTACAAAGTAACTTTTAAAAATATAGCGAAGAGCCCGCATTAGCGCAATCTTGCACAGTGGGCACAGTGTGAGGCAGCTTGTGATTGTCTTGTTTTTTACCAGAAAGCTTAAAAATGGCAACGTTTAAAAAATTAAGAGAAATGATACAAATAAAAGGAAATGGAAACATAGTTTCCAAAGAGATACATGTAAGTTCATTTATACGGCTTCACCTATCGGGGAAAGGCCTTTTTGAATTAATTCAGTCGAACGAAGAAAAGGTTATTGTTGAAACTGATGAAAATTTAGTTGACTTTTTTGAAATAGTAAATTCCGGAAGAACGCTATACATATCTGCGGACGGGAAATTCAGAAAACCTGTTTATACTCAATGTATCGTAAGAGTATTTCTGCGACAAATTGACTCCCTATATATTCGCTGTGATCAGGGCGACATTAAATGTGATCATCTGATAACACTTCAAAATTTGCTGGAAATAAAAATCCAGAGTATCGGGAATACGTCTTTAAATATCAACGCACCGGCTATTAAATTACTAAGCCAATGTCAGGGAAATGTTACGCTGGAAGGCAAATGCCAGTTATTGGAAGTAAAAAATCAAAGTGAGGGAAGTTTTACTTCCAGGGAAATGGCGACGGACATTTTATTATTCAAAAATATGTCGGTCGGCGATGTTAAATTATTTGCCGAAAAACAGATTTCAATTTCGCATTATGGAGAGGGGCAGGTAAATTATTGGGGAAATGCGGTGCTAAAGGAAGTAAAACAATATGGCACAGGCCAGATAAAACATCTGGAAAACATCAATTGATACAACACAATTATCATATAAAAAACAGACAATGTCAAACAAAGCAATTATTATAGGTGCAGGAATAGCAGGACCATTATTAGCTATTCAATTAAAACGAAACGGGTATGCTGTGGAGGTTTATGAAGCGCGGGAACAGGACGCCGGTGAAGGCGCCTTTTTGGGCTTAACTCCAAACGGTTTAAACGTTTTGATGCAATACATTCCGTTAGCGTCTTTAAAAAGCGAATTTGCACATGGTTCCATGTATTTCTATAATAGTAAAGGTAAACTGATTGGCGAACTACTTACCGGCTATCAAAAAGAAAAATATGGTGCCGAAACTATCCAGGTAAAACGGGGGCACCTACATAAATTACTCCATAAGGCGGCAGAAGATGAGGGTATCATAATAAATTATAATAAAAGGGTTGTAAGCATTTCCGAAACACAGAAAGACGTTGTTGCTATTTTTGATGATAATACCAAAGTTTCAGGAAATATATTATTCGGATGTGATGGTGCATTCTCTGTTGTAAGAAAAACAGCTTTCGCAAACGCGGGAAAACCTTTGTATACAAAAAATATCGGCACCGGAGGATTCGCTTATTTACCGCAACTAAATAAACCATCCGCAGGGATCAATATGACGTTTGGCGAACGCGGTTTCTTTGCTTATGCCGTATCCAATAAGGGTGAAATTTGGTGGTTTAATAATTATTACCGGGAAAAGGAACCAGATAAGGAAGAGATTAAAACCAAATTAGATGCGGAGATCCGTTCGTATCTTTTAGAATTGCATAAAAACGATGATCGGTTATTTAGTGAAATCATAAATGCGTCGCATCAACTGTCTGTTTATCCGGTTTACGATATCCCTAAACTCGAAAAATGGTCAACCTCCAAAATTTGCCTTCTAGGCGATGCCGCTCATGCTACATCGCCCCACGTAGGGCAGGGGGCTTCAATGGCTATGGAGGATACGGTGGCGGTATTAAAGTGCATGGCACAAAACAGGGATATCGAAAAAGCGTTTAAAGAATTTCAGGCTATCCGTCAACAAAGGGTTGAAAGAATTATAAAGGAATCGCGTAAAGCGGGCGATTCGAAATCAAAGCCAAATCCTGTTGCCACATGGTTCAGAGATGTTTTTTTGAAATATTTTATCAAATCGCAGGTAAAAAAACTCGACTGGATTTATGGTTATCGGCCATAGTGGTGGCTCGGGAAAAGAATTCCGTCCCAGCGGGGAGACGCATCGAGGGGACGGGAAGATTTAAGACAAAAATACCTATTTCACCCCTCCCACCAACTTCACCTTTCCTACAACTTTCCCCAACGCTTCCACCTCTCCCCAAATATCCAATTTAGCTAATACCTCGGCCGGGATAACAGCCGGTTTATTAGCAGCCAATACCTCAGTGTAAATTTCCAATAGTTTTTTTAACCCGGTGGCGGGTTTATTGCTTAAACGGGCCAGGCAGGCGTTCAGGAGGGTTTGCAGGGCCTGGTTGTGGGGTTTGGATACCTGGAACAGGTTGGATTGTAGCAGGTCGGTAAAGCGTTTAAAGGGGCTTAATTCAATGGCCTGGTGGCGGCCAATAATGTCGCCTATTTGCTGGCTGCTGATGGTATTTTGGCTTGCGCCATGTATCCACACTTCGGCGGCGTAGGCGCGTACGGTTTTATCGTTGCTGATCATGGCCGATGCCACCAGCAGGTGCGCCATGGGGCCGTAAGCGGTGCCGAGCGCCATCATGCCCTCGAGCGCGTGGATAATAATCCTTTTATCACTCTCACTGCTAAAATCCGGGCTTTGCATCGCCGCATTGATGATTCGTGCCAGCCATAGTTCGGGATGGTTGGGGTTTAAATAAATAAGGCGCATCACATCGTTATCGGCGTCTGAACTATATCTAAAAGTTATGGTGGCCATATCATACACCGATGGGGCTATCGGCGTTTTGGCGGGCATCAGTTTGGCAAACAGGTTTTTGATGGCGCTTATTTTCTTTTCTGTTTCCTCAAACTCAATAACTATTTTACTGCGTTTGGCCTGGGTATCTACATTTTTGCGGGTAACGTAATCCCACTTTTTATAGGTATAGGGCTCTACTACAGGAGCCCAGGTAAAATTGGCGGTAAGGTAGCTGGCCGGGAGACTGCTGTATGCAAACCATTGCGGGTTTGCCGGTTGTTTGGCGCGGGTAAGGGCCGCTACCAGCCAAACAGGCTTGTATTTATACATCTCCTGTGGTTGGTATTCGCCGCCCAGCATAAAGCTGATGAGCTGGCGGTACTCGCCGGCTAATTCGCGGGCCGCCAGTTCCAACGCTTCCTGGTGGTATTCAGTCGAGCAGCGGGACACTGCCACCTGGAAATCGATATCGGCGGGCGCCACATTGGCCACCTTATATTTAATAAGCCGCTGCACCAGCGTAAGGGGAGATACCCAGCAAGGCTCGTGCGTTGGGGTGGAGAGCATGGGCAGGTTTATTTTACGCTCGAGCATAAAAAAGGCCGCCAGTAGCACGTGTTTGTGTGTTTTATAGCTTGAGCCCCTGTTCCAGCTTTTTACGTTATCTATCCGGCTGATGTACCTGCCCCATAGCTCGTGCTTTTTAAATGCTTCCATAAACGATTCGCGAAGCTGTTTCAGTTCGGTTGTTTGCAAGGGGTAAAGTTCAACCAGCAGGCGGCTGTAGTCGGCAAAAAAGGTGGCCAGCATATTATCCAGGTAACCCATGGTACTGGTAAAATCGGACGAGATCATTTTACAGGCCCGCTGGAAGGCGGGGATAAGCTTGCTGATATTTTTGGCCGTCATTTCGCCTTGGAAATGCAGCAGGGCGGCCGGCAGCAGGTCGAAATGATACGGCTGATTGTTATCAAAGGCCTGGCTGGCTAAAAATACCAGTTCATCAAAGGTTTGGGGGTAGGGTATTTGTACAAGGGCCTGTTGAGGTTCGGGTTGTTCCTGGGGATGGCTTGCTTCTGCCGGTACTTCTTCGCTGTTATCCAAAAAAGCCGTTAACAAATTGCGGGCGTCAAAAAGGAGGGCATCCTGGTAAGCGGCCAGGGCGGCTTTCAGATCTTCGGATGCAGGATCGCCATATTTTTGCAGCAGTTTGGCCGCGCGAACCTGCAAACTGTTATCCTGGTGAATAAATGCCTGGCAGCCGATGCCCATGATGGTTTCGGCTTTGTCCTTATACTTTTTAGCCAGCTTATCCAAAGTCATCAGCGTGGTGGATACCGTGGCTTTTGACTCCGAGGACAGCAGCAGCGGCACATGATCTAAAAACGCGTCGATGTTAAAACCGGCATCGTCGCAAATATCCTTTATATATTTTATGGCCGTGTTTACGGGTTTGCTGTGTGGCGAATTGAGGAGGTGCAGCAAATCGTCCTGCAAGGTTAGCAGTTCTGTTTTTGAAGGCTCGAGATGCATAAAAAGGGAGACGAACCAGTTGGCTGCATATTGGGCAAAGTTGCTGTTCGCCGCTTTTAAACACTCCTTTAAAACCCGCTGCCTATCAATTCTGCCGGCATCGCTGTGGGTTTTAAAGGCATGTGTCCAGATACCTTCGGCGGGTACACCGGGGAGGTTGAACGGTTTGTCGGCGAGGTGCACGTCCGATTCATGTTCAAAAAGATACCAGATGTGTTCGGCCAGGGTAATACTTCTGTATATGAGGTTATCGGGCAGGTAAGTTTGTTGCTGCGCTCTTCCTGCTTTATATAGGTAATAGGGAAGTAACCTGGCTAATATTGCCGGGTTAAAGCCGATGTAGCCGTGCTCCGCCATTTCCATATACCATGCATAATCTAAAAACCATATAGAAAATTCGTTGGCGGCGGGGTGGTTTATAAAATCGTTAAACCAGGTTGGGCAATACCACGGCAGTATAGCGTCCATCGTCTTTTTGTTCAGTATTCCCTCCTGATCCTGCGCAAAATCTTTGCGGTTATGGCATACAAAACCGGTTACGCCCAGTATATGGATTTGCGCGTCGGTTCCTTTACGCTTGTAACTGCCACTTTTGGTCTCCTTGTATTCCGAATAAATTTTATACAGCTTTTTTAATTCGGGCACCAGTTGCTTTTTCTGAGCCTTATCAAGCGTTT is drawn from Mucilaginibacter ginsenosidivorax and contains these coding sequences:
- a CDS encoding GIN domain-containing protein; this encodes MATFKKLREMIQIKGNGNIVSKEIHVSSFIRLHLSGKGLFELIQSNEEKVIVETDENLVDFFEIVNSGRTLYISADGKFRKPVYTQCIVRVFLRQIDSLYIRCDQGDIKCDHLITLQNLLEIKIQSIGNTSLNINAPAIKLLSQCQGNVTLEGKCQLLEVKNQSEGSFTSREMATDILLFKNMSVGDVKLFAEKQISISHYGEGQVNYWGNAVLKEVKQYGTGQIKHLENIN
- a CDS encoding FAD-dependent oxidoreductase, which produces MSNKAIIIGAGIAGPLLAIQLKRNGYAVEVYEAREQDAGEGAFLGLTPNGLNVLMQYIPLASLKSEFAHGSMYFYNSKGKLIGELLTGYQKEKYGAETIQVKRGHLHKLLHKAAEDEGIIINYNKRVVSISETQKDVVAIFDDNTKVSGNILFGCDGAFSVVRKTAFANAGKPLYTKNIGTGGFAYLPQLNKPSAGINMTFGERGFFAYAVSNKGEIWWFNNYYREKEPDKEEIKTKLDAEIRSYLLELHKNDDRLFSEIINASHQLSVYPVYDIPKLEKWSTSKICLLGDAAHATSPHVGQGASMAMEDTVAVLKCMAQNRDIEKAFKEFQAIRQQRVERIIKESRKAGDSKSKPNPVATWFRDVFLKYFIKSQVKKLDWIYGYRP
- a CDS encoding DUF6493 family protein, with the protein product MSIVDDFTRILEKGQEAKIIPFLQTLDKAQKKQLVPELKKLYKIYSEYKETKSGSYKRKGTDAQIHILGVTGFVCHNRKDFAQDQEGILNKKTMDAILPWYCPTWFNDFINHPAANEFSIWFLDYAWYMEMAEHGYIGFNPAILARLLPYYLYKAGRAQQQTYLPDNLIYRSITLAEHIWYLFEHESDVHLADKPFNLPGVPAEGIWTHAFKTHSDAGRIDRQRVLKECLKAANSNFAQYAANWFVSLFMHLEPSKTELLTLQDDLLHLLNSPHSKPVNTAIKYIKDICDDAGFNIDAFLDHVPLLLSSESKATVSTTLMTLDKLAKKYKDKAETIMGIGCQAFIHQDNSLQVRAAKLLQKYGDPASEDLKAALAAYQDALLFDARNLLTAFLDNSEEVPAEASHPQEQPEPQQALVQIPYPQTFDELVFLASQAFDNNQPYHFDLLPAALLHFQGEMTAKNISKLIPAFQRACKMISSDFTSTMGYLDNMLATFFADYSRLLVELYPLQTTELKQLRESFMEAFKKHELWGRYISRIDNVKSWNRGSSYKTHKHVLLAAFFMLERKINLPMLSTPTHEPCWVSPLTLVQRLIKYKVANVAPADIDFQVAVSRCSTEYHQEALELAARELAGEYRQLISFMLGGEYQPQEMYKYKPVWLVAALTRAKQPANPQWFAYSSLPASYLTANFTWAPVVEPYTYKKWDYVTRKNVDTQAKRSKIVIEFEETEKKISAIKNLFAKLMPAKTPIAPSVYDMATITFRYSSDADNDVMRLIYLNPNHPELWLARIINAAMQSPDFSSESDKRIIIHALEGMMALGTAYGPMAHLLVASAMISNDKTVRAYAAEVWIHGASQNTISSQQIGDIIGRHQAIELSPFKRFTDLLQSNLFQVSKPHNQALQTLLNACLARLSNKPATGLKKLLEIYTEVLAANKPAVIPAEVLAKLDIWGEVEALGKVVGKVKLVGGVK